One Trichoderma atroviride chromosome 7, complete sequence DNA segment encodes these proteins:
- a CDS encoding uncharacterized protein (BUSCO:EOG092D2ZQ2): MSALSSQKYTPTEEAEIQQWLTTSERLKSADNKSEILETLNGHLSSRTTLLGSKPSKADVAIYETLAPIVSKWTPEERTGEKGYPNIVRHVDFVQNAAVFGLEVKDEQKVAVNQDEVLYVKPPVDAKAEKERLKKEKAAAAAGTGGGEATIADRTKEKAKEVVDKAKEVVGGAKAAVAGGAGGDKPKKEKKEKAPKPQKAPAAAAPLSPSLIDLRVGHILKAINHPDADSLFVSTIAMGDPAGEDTSEYEGQICRTVCSGLNGLIPLEEMQGRKVVVVANLKPVKMRGIKSCAMVLAASPKLKEGEVDDHKGPVELVTPPEGSKAGERVYFEGWKGEPEGVLNPKKKIWEMFQPGFTTTDSLEVAFDASVVEQLGKKEVGKLVTESGGVCTVKTLTGAVVR; this comes from the coding sequence ATGTCTGCCCTCAGCTCCCAAAAGTACACTCCCACCGAGGAGGCCGAGATCCAGCAGTGGCTCACCACCTCCGAGCGCCTCAAGTCCGCCGACAACAAGTCCGAGATCCTCGAGACGCTCAATGGCCACCTGTCCAGCCGCACCACGCTGCTCGGCAGCAAGCCCAGCAAAGCCGACGTCGCCATCTACGAGACCCTCGCTCCTATTGTTTCCAAGTGGACGCCCGAGGAGCGCACTGGCGAGAAGGGATACCCCAATATTGTGCGCCATGTTGATTTCGTCCAGAACGCTGCCGTCTTTGGCCTGGAAGTAAAGGACGAGCAAAAGGTCGCGGTTAACCAGGACGAGGTCTTGTATGTCAAGCCTCCCGTTGATGCCAAGGCCGAAAAGGAGCGtctcaagaaggagaaagctgctgctgctgccggcacTGGAGGCGGCGAGGCCACTATCGCCGACCGCAccaaggaaaaggcaaaggaagtcgtggacaaggccaaggaagTTGTCGGCGGGGCTAAGGCCGCTGTGGCcggcggtgctggcggcgacaagcccaagaaggagaagaaggaaaaggctcCCAAGCCCCAAAAGGCtcccgctgccgccgctcccCTGTCCCCCAGCCTGATCGACCTTCGTGTCGGCCAcatcctcaaggccattAACCACCCCGACGCCGACTCCCTCTTCGTCTCCACCATTGCCATGGGCGACCCCGCCGGCGAGGACACCTCCGAGTACGAGGGCCAGATCTGCCGAACCGTTTGCTCCGGCCTCAACGGCCTCATTCCCCTCGAGGAGATGCAGGGCCGCAAAGTTGTCGTCGTGGCCAACCTCAAGCCTGTCAAGATGCGCGGCATCAAGTCCTGCGCTATGGTTCTCGCCGCATcgcccaagctcaaggagggcgaggttGACGACCACAAGGGCCCCGTTGAGCTTGTCACTCCTCCTGAGGGCTCCAAGGCCGGTGAGCGAGTCTACTTTGAGGGATGGAAGGGCGAGCCTGAGGGTGTTTTGAaccccaagaagaagatttggGAGATGTTCCAGCCTGGATTTACTACTACTGACAGTCTTGAGGTTGCTTTTGATGCCAGTGTCgttgagcagctgggcaagaAGGAGGTTGGCAAGCTGGTTACTGAGAGTGGTGGCGTCTGCACAGTCAAGACTCTGACGGGCGCTGTGGTTCGGTAA